Within the Phaseolus vulgaris cultivar G19833 chromosome 9, P. vulgaris v2.0, whole genome shotgun sequence genome, the region CCTTCCGAAGTTGCTCGACTTGGTTCGAGTAACATGAATGAATTTTTGAAAAGCATGCAAGATGGTTTAATTAACTTGTTGTTCCTTCCCTTTTGTGAAGCATAAGAAGAAAAGCCTTGGCCAAATTTATTACAACGATATGCTACCTTATGTTACTCAAGGTAGTTCTTCAAAATTCTTGAATACCAAATAACCACAATTGTCCTCCTCTTCCGGGAATTCAATCCTCAGCAAAATCTTGTCTTCATGATCACCCCTTAACCCCATCTTGCAGCATTTGTAAAACATGCAGCTCACAATTGTGTCAATTATGATGAAAAGTGAGTACAAGTAAGCAATGAAAATGCCCTCTAAAGCCATAAAAGGCCATGATGACATTCCACAATTGTGATAGGCTCTTACAACCCTGAACTGGAACAAGGCCTCAATGGCTGCAAGGCCTACATTAGCAGGCAGTGCCAGGAACAAAGCCATTGATGTCTTTCCCCTTAGCATAACACAGGCCTTCAGAATTGCCATGAACCCCCTATGTTTCTCCATGCCAGATACAGTGAGTGCCATGTTGCAAATCACTAGTGCATTGGCAAGGATCACAGAAAATAGAACTGCAGCTGCAGCTGACATCAATCGTGTGCTACTTGGAGATGAGTATCCAAATCCTTCAGCAACGGTGAAGGCCAAAAACAGGAGGCAAAAGCAAGATGCATTTGCGGAGAGAATAAAGAAAGAATTGTAGATATAGGTGAGGAGGAGAGGCTTGTAATGGAATAGGGTGGAAGTGAAGGAAGATGGAAAAGTTGGTTTGTGTTGATTTAGAGCTTGAATTATGGATGCTTTTGCAATGAGGAGAAATGTGAGAGTGAAAGGAAGGGTGAAGATTGAAGAAGTGATTGTTTGAGAAACCTTAAGGTtgagaatggtaaacaactttgATGAGGAAGGAAAGCCAGCAGCATCAAAGAGAGACCTTAGGTGACTGTGTATTTGAGGCAAGAGGGATGAAGAGACTGGAACTAAAGCCTGAGATAGGAGTATTGATGCTGAGAAAGGAAGGGCTAGAAAAGCCACAGTTGAGGTGAAATAATGATAGTTTTGAAGAAAACTGTGAATTGATCTTCTCAAAATTTTGCATGAAACCTCCATTGAAATTGATCTTTTCCTTGCTCCTAGTAGAGAAAGACAGAGAAGGTAACAAATTGAGTAGCTTCTCAATTCTCACTAAAAGGAGACCCTATGACACAGGTGTATGAGATGGTGgtgtttgtttcttttcttccaagttttttcttttgattttgctCTTGAATTTTGGAAGGGTTGGTT harbors:
- the LOC137822619 gene encoding uncharacterized protein: MEVSCKILRRSIHSFLQNYHYFTSTVAFLALPFSASILLSQALVPVSSSLLPQIHSHLRSLFDAAGFPSSSKLFTILNLKVSQTITSSIFTLPFTLTFLLIAKASIIQALNQHKPTFPSSFTSTLFHYKPLLLTYIYNSFFILSANASCFCLLFLAFTVAEGFGYSSPSSTRLMSAAAAVLFSVILANALVICNMALTVSGMEKHRGFMAILKACVMLRGKTSMALFLALPANVGLAAIEALFQFRVVRAYHNCGMSSWPFMALEGIFIAYLYSLFIIIDTIVSCMFYKCCKMGLRGDHEDKILLRIEFPEEEDNCGYLVFKNFEELP